The following coding sequences lie in one Miscanthus floridulus cultivar M001 chromosome 9, ASM1932011v1, whole genome shotgun sequence genomic window:
- the LOC136483850 gene encoding uncharacterized protein, translated as MGVQEAVCKDRLKDLYHEARIQAIRDFHANVLGENIKKPQIRQRMNSREADLTQAQYEQVCPSWCDNHRECWTEIVRMWRTDEAYARRADRQGRRAQMRGVSHHQGNQPLPQFATRWTQTHGGQEINEYTAYLLSHKGKATDPNNVYNPEDGPNAYTNPTAYEKATEYTVAARQRYGETFDPTAEPLDTDLLQRLGPGKQHSRYYMAHSALDPSQVPTLTQVRSTPTSSSDIPVAPRRQSASQM; from the exons ATGGGAGTGCAGGAGGCGGTCTGCAAAGATCGTCTCAAGGACCTGTACCATGAGGCGCGCATACAGGCCATCCGCGACTTCCACGCCAACGTGCTTGGAGAGAACATCAAGAAGCCCCAAATCCGCCAGAGAATGAACTCGAGGGAGGCCGACCTCACCCAAGCGCAATACGAGCAG GTGTGTCCGTCGTGGTGCGACAACCACAGGGAATGCTGGACGGAGATTGTGCGCATGTGGCGCACGGATGAGGCGTACGCGAGGCGCGCCGACCGTCAGGGCCGCCGCGCGCAGATGCGAGGGGTGTCACACCACCAAGGGAATCAGCCCCTCCCCCAGTTCGCGACAAGATGG acgcagacgcacggtgggcaggaaatcaacgagtacaccgcgtacctcctctctcacaagggcaaggcaacggatccgaacaacgtctacaacccggaggacgggcccaaTGCGTACACCAACCCCACTGCCTACGAGAAGGCCACCGAGTACACCGTCGCGGCTCGCCAGCGCTACGGGGAGACGTTCGACCCCACCGccgagcccctggacacagacctcctgcaGAGGTTGGGACCAGGGAAGCAGCACAGCCGCTACTACATGGCCCACAGCGCCCTCGACCCGTCCCAGGTTCCTACGCTGACCCAGGTTCGATCCACGCCCACGAGCTCCAGCGACATCCCTGTAGCGCCCCGGCGGCAGTCAGCGTCACAG ATGTAA